In Populus trichocarpa isolate Nisqually-1 chromosome 7, P.trichocarpa_v4.1, whole genome shotgun sequence, the following proteins share a genomic window:
- the LOC7486082 gene encoding kunitz type trypsin inhibitor 111, whose amino-acid sequence MLRLIGSLSFIWLLMATSTMAQTWPPVLDADGQPLRSGVEYYVLPAVTDVAGGLILVNLNNGSICPLFVGQEPLAPVVSPGTSVIFTPRVADTVIRETRDFTVEFTGVTICAQSTAWRVGERNPKTRRRYILAETDPIPSSNAWHFNIVKNDQGLYNFQWCPNCLTGVCPKPLCGDAGIVVENERRLLVLDGPAFPFIFKGLE is encoded by the coding sequence ATGTTGAGATTGATTGGAAGCTTGAGCTTTATATGGCTACTCATGGCCACATCCACAATGGCTCAAACCTGGCCTCCTGTGCTTGATGCAGATGGCCAACCTCTTAGAAGTGGTGTAGAATACTACGTGCTTCCAGCTGTAACTGATGTTGCCGGCGGCTTAATCCTTGTTAATCTTAACAACGGTTCAATATGTCCACTCTTTGTTGGTCAAGAGCCTCTTGCACCTGTTGTGTCCCCAGGCACTTCAGTCATATTCACACCACGGGTTGCGGATACTGTTATAAGGGAGACAAGGGACTTCACTGTTGAATTCACTGGTGTAACAATTTGTGCTCAGTCTACTGCATGGAGGGTAGGTGAGCGGAATCCAAAGACACGGAGGAGGTATATCTTGGCTGAAACGGATCCTATTCCATCTTCTAATGCTTGGCACTTCAATATTGTCAAGAATGATCAAGGCCTCTACAATTTTCAATGGTGTCCAAATTGTCTCACCGGAGTTTGTCCCAAGCCTTTGTGTGGGGATGCTGGTATTGTGGTTGAGAATGAAAGGAGATTGCTGGTCTTGGATGGTCCCgcctttccttttatatttaaaggGCTTGAATAG
- the LOC7485050 gene encoding kunitz type trypsin inhibitor 104, producing MLRLIGSLSFLWLLMAISTMAQSPPVLDAGGEPLRSGVEYLADPAVADVAGSLTLVARNGSCPFYVGQESARSGRLGIPVIFTPRNPQETIITESIEVTVTFSGVSTCVRNTAWTIGGEDSQTRRRFVVTGAEPSYFQINSRNQLGGSYTFQGCPQCVDEPDCGRAKCGTAGILIQNGTRFLVLDGPEFTFMFVRAN from the coding sequence ATGTTGAGGTTGATTGGAAGTTTAAGCTTCTTATGGCTACTAATGGCCATATCCACTATGGCTCAAAGCCCTCCTGTGCTTGATGCTGGAGGTGAACCTCTTAGAAGCGGTGTAGAATACCTTGCAGACCCTGCTGTGGCTGATGTTGCTGGTAGTTTAACTCTAGTGGCTCGCAATGGATCTTGCCCGTTTTATGTTGGTCAAGAATCTGCTAGATCCGGTCGACTAGGCATTCCAGTCATCTTTACACCAAGAAATCCTCAAGAGACTATCATCACTGAATCTATAGAGGTCACTGTTACATTTTCAGGGGTTTCAACTTGTGTTCGAAACACTGCATGGACTATAGGTGGCGAAGATTCACAGACGAGAAGGAGATTTGTTGTGACTGGAGCTGAACCATCCTACTTTCAAATTAACAGCAGGAATCAATTAGGAGGTTCCTATACTTTCCAAGGGTGCCCACAATGTGTCGACGAACCAGATTGTGGTAGGGCAAAGTGTGGAACTGCTGGTATTCTGATTCAAAATGGAACGAGATTTTTAGTCCTAGATGGTCCTGAATTTACTTTTATGTTTGTAAGGGCTAATTAG
- the LOC7485052 gene encoding kunitz type trypsin inhibitor 111 produces the protein MLRLIGSLSFIWLLVATSTMAQTWPAVLDADGQPLRSGVEYYVLPAVTDVAGGLILVNLNNGSVCPLFVGQEPLAPVVSRGTSVIFTPRVADTVVRETRDFTVAFTGVTICAQSTAWMVGEQNPETRRRYILAETDPNPSSNAWHFNIVKNDQGLYNFQWCPNCLTEVCPRPLCGDAGIVVENERRLLVLDGPAFPFIFRRLE, from the coding sequence ATGTTGAGATTGATTGGAAGCTTGAGCTTTATATGGCTACTCGTGGCCACATCCACAATGGCTCAAACCTGGCCTGCTGTGCTTGATGCAGATGGCCAACCTCTTAGAAGTGGTGTAGAATACTACGTACTTCCAGCTGTAACTGATGTTGCCGGTGGCTTAATCCTTGTTAATCTTAACAACGGTTCAGTATGTCCACTCTTTGTTGGTCAAGAGCCTCTTGCACCTGTTGTGTCCCGAGGCACTTCAGTCATATTCACACCACGGGTTGCGGATACTGTTGTAAGGGAGACAAGGGACTTCACTGTTGCATTCACTGGTGTAACAATTTGTGCTCAGTCTACTGCATGGATGGTAGGTGAGCAGAATCCAGAGACACGGAGGAGGTATATCTTGGCTGAAACGGATCCTAATCCTTCTTCTAATGCTTGGCACTTCAACATCGTCAAGAATGATCAAGGCCTCTACAATTTTCAATGGTGTCCAAATTGTCTCACGGAAGTTTGTCCTAGGCCTTTGTGTGGGGATGCTGGTATTGTGGTTGAGAATGAAAGGAGATTGCTAGTCTTGGATGGTCCCgcctttccttttatatttagaaGGCTTGAATAG
- the LOC7485051 gene encoding kunitz type trypsin inhibitor 104, whose product MLGLIKGLSFICLLMAVSCLAQGPPVLDTDGNPVTRGVEYYVDPAVTDVAGGLTLVTRNGSCPSYVGQVPIGSGNVQGLPVIFTPRDSGETVITENTQFTVAFSAASICVSDTTWGIGEEDPETTRRLIVIGDEPAIFSISRNQAPGPYTFGYCPECNTPPPCGRPRCGIAGILEQNGTRFLTIDGPAFPFSFRRA is encoded by the coding sequence ATGTTGGGGTTGATTAAAGGTTTGAGCTTCATTTGTCTACTGATGGCTGTATCATGCTTGGCTCAGGGCCCTCCTGTGCTTGATACTGATGGAAACCCTGTTACAAGAGGGGTAGAATACTATGTAGATCCTGCTGTAACTGATGTTGCTGGTGGTTTAACTCTAGTGACTCGCAATGGATCTTGTCCATCTTATGTTGGTCAGGTTCCTATTGGATCTGGTAATGTTCAAGGCCTTCCAGTCATCTTCACCCCAAGAGATTCTGGAGAGACTGTCATCACTGAAAATACTCAATTCACTGTTGCATTTTCAGCTGCTTCGATTTGTGTTTCAGATACTACATGGGGTATAGGCGAGGAAGACCCAGAGACGACAAGGAGACTTATTGTGATTGGTGATGAACCAGCCATCTTTAGTATTAGCCGTAATCAAGCACCAGGTCCCTATACTTTTGGCTATTGCCCAGAATGCAACACTCCTCCACCTTGTGGGAGGCCAAGATGTGGGATTGCAGGTATTCTGGAACAGAATGGAACGAGGTTCTTAACCATAGATGGCCCTGCATTTCCTTTCAGCTTTAGAAGGGCTTGA